A genomic window from Phyllopteryx taeniolatus isolate TA_2022b chromosome 2, UOR_Ptae_1.2, whole genome shotgun sequence includes:
- the e2f8 gene encoding transcription factor E2F8, translating to MVLLSPWKPRRKYTQFIMGPLTTPKKAGQARSVDPWTPTSNLKMLISAASPEIRNREKQLCPHPELHEVLDPTQDVEHGDESEKMISRKEKSLGLLCHKFLARCPDWPDPAANNEICLDDVATDLNVERRRIYDIMNVLESLHMVSRSAKNRYTWHGQTNLAQTLAILKQVGGEQRYGQQMQQIRQSFLDKEFDSDGEEKENHKLMENSEHRQRELFFVELPGVEFKAASVNSRKDKSLRVMSQKFVMLFLVSNPPVVSLDVAAKILIGEDQGADQDKSKFKTKVRRLYDIANVLRSLKLIEKVHVTEERGKKPAFEWVGPIELPQVKDVPSGSSLCPPNKTKVLESRSYVENCAKNLFSSPPGAKRSFTRHPSLMKLAKSIQDDRRKISSAPSSPAKGALAVSVFPSKMAQLAAICKIQLDQESAYFCSSTRSKALKAIPAEANTMVAKLQSTTSSSVKPPQSSCQAPNEENGANPNVHSTPLASQPSGSVAYIPANFSPLIPVILPQQPGAGPYAVYLHPSSLRPNPLARPQPTSSAVRSMTFEEKTGSSPTAPLAANSRPTLRVPDRSPLLVKRLYSDSAPESTPPKAKRTNSNLQGAAPKQWHMLDVPLKTLGSRQLSSCPSPRALHLDAEFINTPGSAMVAQTLEQSLETFLDKDEKAVTSDWEAGLTSVRSALVTPGHINTETFVPTGYLIPLSQQSVVTYKENQGSAGERNKPSTPVYIYQTPTAGSRAPPVQEVTPTSIRLHGPAAAASPHLTPQAQRLHGPSPAIVNFTLQNLGLISGSSTGNTFASPQTSERSNTVLSPLALQQRGMVFIKPMTVQQSPHPVALISIQQPLVTNPKGTALPQHSFFHTPVPLSPMASAMVSPSGQAGPKTVYIPQRKLDVNTEEML from the exons ATGGTTTTGTTAAGTCCTTGGAAACCACGTAGGAAATACACACAGTTTATCATGGGCCCGCTCACAACTCCGAAAAAAGCAGGACAAGCACGGTCCGTTGATCCATGGACACCAACTTCCAACCTCAAAATGCTCATCAGTGCTGCGAGTCCGGAGATTCGGAACCGGGAGAAGCAGCTGTGTCCGCACCCTGAGTTACATGAAGTTCTTGATCCTACACAG GATGTTGAACATGGAGATGAGTCTGAGAAAATGATcagcagaaaagaaaagagtCTGGGTTTGCTCTGTCATAAATTCCTCGCCCGCTGCCCCGATTGGCCAGACCCAGCCGCCAACAATGAAATTTGCCTTGATGACGTGGCCACTGATCTCA ATGTGGAACGCCGCCGCATTTATGACATCATGAACGTGCTGGAAAGCCTGCACATGGTGAGCCGTTCTGCAAAGAACCGCTACACGTGGCACGGCCAGACAAATCTGGCCCAGACTCTGGCCATTCTCAAGCAGGTGGGCGGGGAGCAAAGATACGGCCAGCAGATGCAGCAGATCAGACAGAGCTTCCTTGATAAAGAATTTGACTCTGATGGCGAGGAGAAGGAGAATCACAAATTGATGGAGAACAGCGAACACAGACAAAGGGAGCTCTTTTTTGTGGAGCTTCCTGGAGTGGAGTTCAAAGCAG CCTCTGTTAATAGTCGGAAGGACAAATCCCTGAGAGTGATGAGCCAGAAGTTTGTCATGCTCTTCTTGGTTTCTAATCCACCCGTGGTCAGTCTGGATGTCGCTGCCAAAATTCTGATTGGAGAGGACCAGGGGGCCGATCAGGATAAGAGCAAATTCAAGA CTAAAGTGCGACGACTTTATGACATAGCTAATGTGCTACGAAGCCTGAAACTCATTGAAAAGGTCCATGTAACGGAAGAGAGAGGGAAGAAACCAGCATTTGAATGGGTCGGCCCAATTGAACTGCCTCAAGTGAAAG ATGTGCCAAGTGGCAGCTCCCTGTGTCCACCCAACAAGACAAAGGTGCTGGAGTCCCGCTCCTATGTAGAAAACTGTGCCAAAAACCTTTTTTCGTCGCCACCCGGTGCTAAGCGAAGCTTTACACGACACCCCTCTCTCATGAAACTAGCAAAGAGCATTCAGGATGACCGGCGCAAGATCAGCTCAGCCCCAAGTAGTCCTGCCAAGGGCGCCCTTg CTGTCAGTGTCTTCCCCAGCAAAATGGCCCAACTTGCTGCTATTTGTAAGATTCAACTTGACCAGGAGTCAGC GTACTTCTGTTCCAGTACCAGAAGCAAAGCTCTAAAGGCAATTCCCGCTGAGGCAAACACAATGGTTGCGAAGCTCCAGTCAACCACCTCCAGCTCAGTGAAACCGCCTCAGTCATCGTGCCAGGCTCCAAATGAGGAGAATGGAGCCAACCCAAATGTGCACAGCACCCCACTGGCCTCCCAGCCCTCAGGCAGTGTTGCATACATCCCAGCGAATTTCTCACCCCTCATCCCCGTCATTTTACCTCAGCAGCCGGGCGCCGGACCCTACGCTGTGTATTTGCACCCGTCTTCTCTCAGGCCCAACCCTCTGGCCAGACCGCAGCCGACCAGTTCCGCCGTACGCTCGATGACTTTTGAGGAGAAGACTGGGTCGAGCCCGACTGCCCCGTTAGCTGCTAATAGCCGACCCACGTTGAGGGTACCGGACAGGAGCCCGTTGTTGGTCAAACGGTTGTATTCTGACTCCGCGCCAGAGAGCACTCCTCCCAAAGCCAAACGGACTAACTCCAACCTTCAG GGCGCCGCCCCAAAGCAGTGGCACATGCTTGATGTTCCTCTGAAGACCCTTGGCAGCCGTCAGCTCTCCAGCTGTCCCTCGCCCCGCGCGCTCCACTTGGATGCCGAGTTCATCAACACTCCCGGCAGCGCCATGGTTGCGCAGACTCTGGAGCAGAGCTTGGAGACCTTCCTGGATAAGGACGAGAAGGCGGTGACCTCTGACTGGGAGGCGGGTTTAACATCCGTACGATCTGCCCTGGTCACACCCGGACACATTAACACTGAG ACTTTTGTGCCAACAGGATACCTGATCCCACTCTCCCAGCAGTCTGTTGTCACTTACAAGGAAAATCAGGGCTCAGCAGGAGAACGCAACAAGCCTTCAACTCCTGTTTACATCTACCAAACGCCAACTGCGG GATCCAGAGCACCCCCAGTCCAGGAAGTGACACCCACCAGCATTCGTCTTCACGGACCCGCTGCAGCCGCCTCTCCACACTTGACCCCGCAGGCCCAACGGCTCCACGGCCCCAGTCCGGCTATCGTCAACTTCACCCTGCAGAATCTGGGTCTGATATCAGGCTCCAGCACCGGAAACACCTTCGCCTCACCGCAGACCTCCGAGCGGTCAAACACCGTGCTCAGCCCTCTGGCTCTGCAGCAGCGAGGGATGGTTTTCATCAAGCCAATGACGGTCCAGCAGTCCCCGCATCCAGTGGCGCTAATCAGTATCCAACAG CCTCTGGTGACCAACCCCAAAGGAACGGCTCTCCCCCAGCACAGCTTCTTCCACACACCGGTTCCCCTCTCCCCCATGGCTTCTGCAATGGTCTCCCCCAGTGGACAGGCGGGTCCTAAGACTGTTTATATCCCTCAAAGGAAACTAGACGTCAACACTGAAGAGATGCTCTGA